In one window of Lewinella sp. 4G2 DNA:
- a CDS encoding helix-turn-helix domain-containing protein, giving the protein MTTTATTSTEPIRLPNFLASNLRILRKAAGWSQSELAQRLNLNRGNIASYESGLAEPSICKTLRISKLFAVDPRDIIRRDFSDQEELTLAKIAFAQRKEEKRDRIASHQQRADELAGLIKSSRMLFDYKSEKITSPCADAEILAAHYQQLSELTNQLLDNHAALLSELGCQCD; this is encoded by the coding sequence ATGACTACCACTGCTACCACATCAACTGAACCCATCAGGCTGCCAAACTTTCTAGCCTCGAATCTGCGGATCCTGCGTAAAGCAGCAGGCTGGTCACAATCTGAACTTGCTCAGCGGCTCAATCTAAATCGGGGCAACATCGCCAGCTACGAGAGTGGTCTGGCGGAACCCAGCATTTGCAAGACGCTAAGGATCAGTAAGTTATTCGCCGTAGATCCCCGCGATATCATCAGGAGAGATTTCTCGGACCAAGAAGAACTGACGCTGGCCAAGATTGCGTTCGCCCAGCGGAAGGAAGAAAAGCGGGACCGCATCGCCTCCCACCAGCAACGCGCCGATGAATTAGCTGGCCTCATCAAATCGTCTAGGATGCTTTTTGACTACAAGAGTGAAAAGATCACCTCCCCCTGTGCGGACGCCGAAATTTTGGCTGCGCACTACCAGCAATTGTCCGAATTAACCAATCAGCTCCTGGATAACCACGCTGCACTCCTCTCTGAACTTGGGTGCCAGTGTGACTGA